Proteins found in one Misgurnus anguillicaudatus chromosome 3, ASM2758022v2, whole genome shotgun sequence genomic segment:
- the sertad2a gene encoding SERTA domain-containing protein 2 codes for MLGKGLKRKLEQEEENDQNKMGLPQELSPTCYWLQRQTVLNLSLLKLHSQPAHSDPGLARRVLITNTLRHIQDELRVEGALPWSLPSAGSPLGVVDGSSERSAGCDVESSSHTESSLTPVSLLEEDRHLFLSLQSSVAIHTSPSGTRNCPPLSNYIKDSFTSALAEIEDLCPTVGITASHTGPSLSTSSSEPDTPSSPTLNRDVADITSNADSTEPGLSISNKIKPANESMDLMSLSYFTPSLSDSAQFLFNNSPSLLADFSLDDFLFTEIDNLLLDNTTCTSSLNASSGTSKVVSMVKDDFIKTLTGYGSGGMSQAALPSNQTFKSDLNELDHIMEVLVGS; via the coding sequence ATGTTGGGTAAAGGCCTGAAACGCAAATTGGAGCAGGAGGAAGAGAATGACCAGAACAAAATGGGCCTTCCTCAGGAACTGTCACCCACCTGTTATTGGCTTCAGAGGCAGACGGTGCTTAACCTTTCTTTACTGAAGTTGCACAGCCAGCCAGCGCACTCAGATCCAGGCCTGGCACGCAGGGTTCTCATCACAAACACACTTCGTCACATCCAGGACGAGCTGAGAGTGGAGGGCGCTCTACCCTGGTCATTGCCCAGTGCCGGGTCCCCATTAGGTGTTGTTGATGGGAGTTCGGAGCGGTCAGCAGGTTGTGATGTTGAGTCCTCATCTCACACTGAGAGCAGTCTGACACCGGTGTCACTGTTGGAAGAGGATAGACATCTGTTTCTCTCACTGCAGTCATCTGTTGCCATCCATACATCCCCTTCTGGTACTAGAAACTGCCCCCCTTTATCCAATTATATAAAGGATAGCTTCACCTCAGCACTGGCTGAAATTGAGGATCTGTGTCCAACTGTGGGCATAACTGCTTCACATACGGGTCCCTCGCTCTCTACCTCTTCGTCGGAGCCGGACACACCCAGCTCACCCACATTAAACAGGGATGTGGCAGATATTACTAGTAATGCTGACTCAACAGAACCAGGCTTGAGTATTTCAAATAAAATCAAACCTGCAAATGAATCCATGGACTTGATGTCATTATCTTACTTCACCCCTTCACTGTCAGACTCCGCCCAGTTTCTTTTTAACAACAGCCCTTCACTTCTCGCTGATTTCTCATTGGATGATTTtctctttacagaaatagacAACCTCCTGCTTGACAATACAACATGTACTTCGTCCTTAAACGCATCTTCAGGCACCTCAAAAGTCGTCTCCATGGTAAAGGATGATTTTATTAAGACGCTAACCGGTTACGGTAGTGGTGGGATGAGCCAAGCGGCTCTTCCATCAAATCAGACATTCAAATCAGACCTTAATGAACTTGATCACATCATGGAGGTTTTGGTTGGGTCTTAA
- the aftpha gene encoding aftiphilin a isoform X1: MEPDVVRMYSSSPPPMEDGAEEEDDEFSDFTGVPNSVSFTEFETPTTFDQSQALNATSPPDLLSNGRIVGLTQPVGSMKSNGVAPGSGHSGTPNGRTVRVDELKKFTEHHQAQINSLEFPEGSRTDNDAIDCNGSVEVLTNGFVTLDKGGSPLTPHKNKEIEPTIEHSPEVDDFADFSAFNHNDGNTDWEHLNVRTTKEDLGVEEEGASSEDVNRDSRITSALPGFSSENSEGFRNGDWGSHVVTDLDQKCPETDNTHQDANTTEAVGTAQPPVLNGVAQTVIDDEGTVDNKVSPDPNGEQLDEKGSENETETETETETSFGRPLSTDALEEFGDYSTTGSVPSPPLQEETSTPADDSQLAEDDDEDFGDFGDFGDANSFGGTGFAEFDQQDTTTQITQSEPACNVPVEPEDGEFGDFDKSKEPSGAKLAGEEGTTCANFPESDSFADFSSAQVGDADDSRGWQAFSEPDQSQNDGDSWATFGQDTSCTEKSGNDWHESRPVVAPPNEERKSCTSATLASRLEKIFQASFQLALAPQVELEEEVRALSTILKPPDTSQQEEGDREPANGALQDVWQQLQDVNNAYGLRYQWGGSYTNKLLLCSLGIDTRNILFTGQKKQPVIVPMYAASLGMLEPTKEPVKPVSAAEMIASIAQSPSVASELNTCPPDTNQESLPPVQFDWSSSGLTNPLDASGGSSLLNLDFFGPVDESPSGTATSIPGVDPELYELTQAKLDTSGGSSRVVDAFARLMSTVEKTSTSTRKPVQKEENLSEEARRVIARLPDLSFMQAKVLMFPSTLTPLLPSSTPSPTPD; this comes from the exons ATGGAGCCTGACGTGGTTCGCATGTACTCCTCATCTCCGCCGCCAATGGAAGATGGCGCTGAGGAAGAAGATGATGAATTCAGTGATTTCACCGGCGTCCCGAACAGCGTCAGTTTCACAGAATTCGAGACACCCACAACATTTGACCAGTCTCAGGCTTTGAACGCCACCTCACCACCGGACTTACTTAGTAATGGCAGAATTGTGGGATTAACTCAACCTGTAGGGTCTATGAAGTCTAACGGTGTGGCTCCTGGCAGTGGCCACAGTGGCACGCCCAATGGTCGAACAGTTAGGGTAGATGAACTTAAAAAGTTCACAGAGCATCACCAAGCTCAAATCAACTCCCTGGAGTTTCCAGAGGGCTCTCGGACTGATAACGATGCCATTGACTGCAATGGTTCTGTTGAAGTGCTTACAAATGGATTTGTTACATTAGACAAAGGAGGAAGCCCTCTTACACcccacaaaaataaagaaatcgaGCCCACCATAGAGCACAGTCCGGAAGTTGACGATTTTGCAGACTTTTCTGCTTTCAACCACAATGATGGAAATACAGATTGGGAACATTTGAACGTGAGAACGACTAAAGAGGATCTTGGTGTTGAAGAAGAAGGAGCTTCTTCGGAGGATGTTAACAGAGACTCAAGAATCACCAGTGCCTTACCTGGTTTCTCTTCTGAGAATTCGGAGGGCTTCAGGAATGGGGACTGGGGTTCCCATGTAGTGACGGATTTGGATCAGAAGTGTCCAGAAACGGATAACACACATCAGGATGCAAATACTACTGAGGCGGTTGGCACAGCTCAACCACCAGTGCTTAATGGTGTTGCTCAAACTGTTATTGACGATGAAGGCACAGTGGACAACAAGGTGTCACCAGACCCCAATGGTGAACAATTAGATGAGAAAGGCTCAGAGAATGAGACTGAAACAGAGACAGAAACTGAGACCTCTTTTGGTCGGCCACTATCAACGGATGCACTTGAAGAATTTGGGGACTATAGCACGACAGGATCCGTACCCTCTCCTCCGCTACAGGAAGAGACATCAACTCCGGCTGATGACAGTCAGCTGGCTGAGGATGACGATGAGGATTTTGGAGACTTTGGTGACTTTGGAGATGCTAACTCCTTTGGCGGAACTGGATTTGCTGAATTTGACCAGCAAGACACAACAACACAAATAACTCAGTCTGAACCAGCCTGTAATGTCCCTGTGGAACCTGAAGATGGTGAATTTGGGGATTTTGACAAATCAAAAGAACCTAGTGGAGCAAAGTTAGCAGGTGAGGAAGGAACAACGTGTGCAAATTTTCCTGAAAGCGACAGTTTCGCAGATTTCAGCTCGGCGCAAGTGGGTGATGCTGATGACAGCAGAGGATGGCAGGCTTTCTCTGAACCAGATCAAAGCCAAAATGATGGGGATTCCTGGGCAACGTTTGGGCAGGACACATCATGCACTGAAAAGTCTGGAAATGACTGGCATGAAAGCCGACCTGTTGTGGCGCCCCCTAATGAGGAGCGCAAAAGTTGCACATCT GCTACTTTGGCCAGCCGTTTGGAGAAGATTTTCCAGGCCAGTTTTCAACTGGCTCTTGCTCCTCAGGTAGAGTTGGAGGAAGAGGTGCGTGCACTCAGCACCATCCTCAAACCTCCTGACACATCACAACAGGAAGAGGGTGACAGAGAGCCTGCTAATGG GGCACTTCAGGACGTTTGGCAACAGTTACAGGATGTTAATAATGCCTATGGTCTCCGGTACCAATGGGGCGGTTCTTATACCAATAAATTGCTGCTCTGCTCCCTGGGGATTGACACAAGAAATATA CTGTTCACGGGTCAAAAAAAGCAGCCTGTAATTGTGCCAATGTATGCTGCCAGTCTG GGGATGCTGGAACCCACAAAAGAACCAGTAAAGCCTGTCTCTGCGGCTGAGATGATCGCCTCAATAGCACAATCTCCTTCGGTTGCTTCAGAGTTAAACACCTGCCCACCTGACACCAACCAG GAGTCCCTTCCTCCTGTTCAGTTTGACTGGAGCAGCAGTGGCCTTACAAACCCTCTAGATG CGAGTGGAGGCTCGTCTCTGCTCAACCTTGATTTTTTCGGTCCTGTGGACGAGTCGCCCTCTGGCACCGCCACCTCCATACCAG GTGTGGACCCTGAGCTGTATGAGTTAACGCAAGCCAAGCTGGACACCAGCGGGGGCAGTAGTCGAGTCGTGGATGCATTCGCCCGCCTAATGTCAACCGTAGAAAAGACCAGCACATCCACCAG AAAGCCTGTCCAGAAAGAGGAGAATCTAAGTGAGGAGGCTCGGAGAGTAATCGCAAGGCTACCGGATCTCTCCTTCATGCAGGCGAAAGTCCTGATGTTCCCCTCCACCCTGACTCCTCTTCTTCCCTCCTCAACGCCCTCACCCACGCCCGACTGA
- the lgalsla gene encoding galectin-related protein, with amino-acid sequence MAELSAVRQELRDRNLSSSVEYMSPQKDEQQKLGVPFCGGIRGGLRSGKKITIMGAVNPDPDSFDISLTCGCGDVALDMCVRFEDHDILRNACVSDAWGDEERSIPYFPFIAGQPFRMEIHCEHTRFRVFVDGHQLFDFYHRVTPITAIDTIQISGSVTITKLN; translated from the exons ATGGCGGAGTTAAGCGCAGTCCGACAAGAACTT AGAGACAGAAATCTGAGCAGTTCAGTTGAGTACATGTCCCCCCAAAAAGATGAGCAACAAAAACTG GGTGTGCCGTTCTGTGGAGGCATACGGGGTGGACTGCGGTCCGGAAAGAAAATCACCATCATGGGCGCCGTGAACCCGGACCCGGACAG TTTTGACATCAGTCTGACCTGCGGTTGCGGGGATGTGGCTCTAGACATGTGCGTACGGTTTGAAGACCATGATATTTTGCGCAACGCCTGCGTTTCTGATGCCTGGGGCGATGAGGAGAGGTCGATACCGTATTTCCCCTTCATTGCAGGGCAACCTTTTAGG ATGGAAATCCATTGCGAGCACACGCGCTTTCGTGTGTTCGTAGACGGTCACCAGCTCTTTGACTTCTATCATCGCGTGACACCGATTACAGCCATTGACACCATACAGATCAGTGGCAGTGTGACCATCACCAAGCTGAACTGA
- the aftpha gene encoding aftiphilin a isoform X2, whose protein sequence is MEPDVVRMYSSSPPPMEDGAEEEDDEFSDFTGVPNSVSFTEFETPTTFDQSQALNATSPPDLLSNGRIVGLTQPVGSMKSNGVAPGSGHSGTPNGRTVRVDELKKFTEHHQAQINSLEFPEGSRTDNDAIDCNGSVEVLTNGFVTLDKGGSPLTPHKNKEIEPTIEHSPEVDDFADFSAFNHNDGNTDWEHLNVRTTKEDLGVEEEGASSEDVNRDSRITSALPGFSSENSEGFRNGDWGSHVVTDLDQKCPETDNTHQDANTTEAVGTAQPPVLNGVAQTVIDDEGTVDNKVSPDPNGEQLDEKGSENETETETETETSFGRPLSTDALEEFGDYSTTGSVPSPPLQEETSTPADDSQLAEDDDEDFGDFGDFGDANSFGGTGFAEFDQQDTTTQITQSEPACNVPVEPEDGEFGDFDKSKEPSGAKLAGEEGTTCANFPESDSFADFSSAQVGDADDSRGWQAFSEPDQSQNDGDSWATFGQDTSCTEKSGNDWHESRPVVAPPNEERKSCTSATLASRLEKIFQASFQLALAPQVELEEEVRALSTILKPPDTSQQEEGDREPANGALQDVWQQLQDVNNAYGLRYQWGGSYTNKLLLCSLGIDTRNILFTGQKKQPVIVPMYAASLGMLEPTKEPVKPVSAAEMIASIAQSPSVASELNTCPPDTNQESLPPVQFDWSSSGLTNPLDGVDPELYELTQAKLDTSGGSSRVVDAFARLMSTVEKTSTSTRKPVQKEENLSEEARRVIARLPDLSFMQAKVLMFPSTLTPLLPSSTPSPTPD, encoded by the exons ATGGAGCCTGACGTGGTTCGCATGTACTCCTCATCTCCGCCGCCAATGGAAGATGGCGCTGAGGAAGAAGATGATGAATTCAGTGATTTCACCGGCGTCCCGAACAGCGTCAGTTTCACAGAATTCGAGACACCCACAACATTTGACCAGTCTCAGGCTTTGAACGCCACCTCACCACCGGACTTACTTAGTAATGGCAGAATTGTGGGATTAACTCAACCTGTAGGGTCTATGAAGTCTAACGGTGTGGCTCCTGGCAGTGGCCACAGTGGCACGCCCAATGGTCGAACAGTTAGGGTAGATGAACTTAAAAAGTTCACAGAGCATCACCAAGCTCAAATCAACTCCCTGGAGTTTCCAGAGGGCTCTCGGACTGATAACGATGCCATTGACTGCAATGGTTCTGTTGAAGTGCTTACAAATGGATTTGTTACATTAGACAAAGGAGGAAGCCCTCTTACACcccacaaaaataaagaaatcgaGCCCACCATAGAGCACAGTCCGGAAGTTGACGATTTTGCAGACTTTTCTGCTTTCAACCACAATGATGGAAATACAGATTGGGAACATTTGAACGTGAGAACGACTAAAGAGGATCTTGGTGTTGAAGAAGAAGGAGCTTCTTCGGAGGATGTTAACAGAGACTCAAGAATCACCAGTGCCTTACCTGGTTTCTCTTCTGAGAATTCGGAGGGCTTCAGGAATGGGGACTGGGGTTCCCATGTAGTGACGGATTTGGATCAGAAGTGTCCAGAAACGGATAACACACATCAGGATGCAAATACTACTGAGGCGGTTGGCACAGCTCAACCACCAGTGCTTAATGGTGTTGCTCAAACTGTTATTGACGATGAAGGCACAGTGGACAACAAGGTGTCACCAGACCCCAATGGTGAACAATTAGATGAGAAAGGCTCAGAGAATGAGACTGAAACAGAGACAGAAACTGAGACCTCTTTTGGTCGGCCACTATCAACGGATGCACTTGAAGAATTTGGGGACTATAGCACGACAGGATCCGTACCCTCTCCTCCGCTACAGGAAGAGACATCAACTCCGGCTGATGACAGTCAGCTGGCTGAGGATGACGATGAGGATTTTGGAGACTTTGGTGACTTTGGAGATGCTAACTCCTTTGGCGGAACTGGATTTGCTGAATTTGACCAGCAAGACACAACAACACAAATAACTCAGTCTGAACCAGCCTGTAATGTCCCTGTGGAACCTGAAGATGGTGAATTTGGGGATTTTGACAAATCAAAAGAACCTAGTGGAGCAAAGTTAGCAGGTGAGGAAGGAACAACGTGTGCAAATTTTCCTGAAAGCGACAGTTTCGCAGATTTCAGCTCGGCGCAAGTGGGTGATGCTGATGACAGCAGAGGATGGCAGGCTTTCTCTGAACCAGATCAAAGCCAAAATGATGGGGATTCCTGGGCAACGTTTGGGCAGGACACATCATGCACTGAAAAGTCTGGAAATGACTGGCATGAAAGCCGACCTGTTGTGGCGCCCCCTAATGAGGAGCGCAAAAGTTGCACATCT GCTACTTTGGCCAGCCGTTTGGAGAAGATTTTCCAGGCCAGTTTTCAACTGGCTCTTGCTCCTCAGGTAGAGTTGGAGGAAGAGGTGCGTGCACTCAGCACCATCCTCAAACCTCCTGACACATCACAACAGGAAGAGGGTGACAGAGAGCCTGCTAATGG GGCACTTCAGGACGTTTGGCAACAGTTACAGGATGTTAATAATGCCTATGGTCTCCGGTACCAATGGGGCGGTTCTTATACCAATAAATTGCTGCTCTGCTCCCTGGGGATTGACACAAGAAATATA CTGTTCACGGGTCAAAAAAAGCAGCCTGTAATTGTGCCAATGTATGCTGCCAGTCTG GGGATGCTGGAACCCACAAAAGAACCAGTAAAGCCTGTCTCTGCGGCTGAGATGATCGCCTCAATAGCACAATCTCCTTCGGTTGCTTCAGAGTTAAACACCTGCCCACCTGACACCAACCAG GAGTCCCTTCCTCCTGTTCAGTTTGACTGGAGCAGCAGTGGCCTTACAAACCCTCTAGATG GTGTGGACCCTGAGCTGTATGAGTTAACGCAAGCCAAGCTGGACACCAGCGGGGGCAGTAGTCGAGTCGTGGATGCATTCGCCCGCCTAATGTCAACCGTAGAAAAGACCAGCACATCCACCAG AAAGCCTGTCCAGAAAGAGGAGAATCTAAGTGAGGAGGCTCGGAGAGTAATCGCAAGGCTACCGGATCTCTCCTTCATGCAGGCGAAAGTCCTGATGTTCCCCTCCACCCTGACTCCTCTTCTTCCCTCCTCAACGCCCTCACCCACGCCCGACTGA